The nucleotide sequence TTATTTTTCATCGCCGATCAGAAACTGAAAATTGTATTCGGACTCATCAGAAAAGAAATTTTTATTAGAGACATTAAAGAAGTGCACTATTCGATGAATCCACTATCTTCTCCGGCCTGGACATTCAAGCGCCTGAAAATCGTGTACACAGGTTCTTTTTCATCCAGCCGCCCTGCCTATTCAAAATTTGCGCTTGTTTCGCTGCCAAAAGATGAAAAGCTTTTCTTCAGGGAACTGTCCGCAGTTAATCCGTCTGTTTCCACCCCATAAATGCCTCCCTCATAGCGGGAGGCATTTGCGTGTCAGCCAACACTCCACTTTCATGTTTCAAGATAAGAAAATGAAGGAATACATACATTAATACGTATAAAGGAGATGTTACCATGGACAAGCAGACACTGAATCAAGAGGTCCTTCAGGTACTTGAAAAACACAAAGTAGGGACACTGTCTACCGTAGTGGACAATAAACCCCACTCCCGCTATATGACCTTTTCCAATGATGAACTTATGCTCTATACTCCGACTAATGTTCACACGCACAAAGCAGAGGAAATTGATAAAAATCCGAATGTACATATCCTGCTGGGCTATGAAGGCGAAGGATACGGGGACTCCTATGTAGAGTTTGAGGGAACAGCGGAAATCAGCAGCGACCAGGAACTGAAAGACCGGATCTGGAATGAGCATATGAAAAATTGGTTCAAGGGTCCTGATGACCCGGACTATATTGTTCTTGCCATTAAACCGAACAAAATCCGCCTGATGAACAGCGGACAGAAAACACCTCAGACACTGGATGTCTGATCCGCTTATGCCAATTCCTTGTTTTCACCCGGCTGTCGTGAGAAAATAGGGGACGAAAGAACGCATAAAGGGTGATTTCATGTACTATGTGGTAGTTGATATAGGCTGCTCCGACTGCGGAGAGGCTTCAAACGTAGTTGGTGTCTTTACAGAGGAAGATAAAGCGCGCACAGCATTAGAGCATTATAAAAAAGCAAACAAGCTTGACTTGTATGGCGACGACCACCAGTTTTTAATTTACGGGGTTAAGGAACTGAACCATATCCACAATGACAGCTTTGACCATTGTATTTATGACAGTCAAGAAGAATAGCATCCGGCGCCTGTACTGGCGCCGTTTTTTTTAGTAAGCAACTCCTTCCAATTCGAGCAAAACGGTTGATGCTTTTGCCGCAGTCCAGTAAAATAGATAATTGTGTTTTACGTACGGACTACTATATAGGAAGGAGATCAGTATGTATCAATCTGTACTTACTGGCGAAAATCAGGCACCTGTGGATGCGGAAGAACTGCAGTTTCAGCTCTTTAGAATGCAGGATAATCTCAAGGAAATAGCCAAGAGGTGGAAAGTTGTCGGAATTGATCAGACGAAAGAAGACAAATGGGTCGTTGTTTATGCACAAAATGACGGTGATTCATGCAAAGTGATGCTGAACGATTGCGAAACAGCCTATAGGGGGAAATGGGATTTTTCCATTCATGCCACCTATTCAGACGATCATGCCATTCATATTGGCGACATTAAAGGACCTGCCAACAAAGGCTACGGATCAATTTGCATGAATTATTTAAAAGAAATCGCAAAAGACCAGAACATCCCGACTATTACCGGAGATATCGCCAAGAGAGACTGGGATCATGTCGACCGTCTTGTGCACTTTTATGAAAAGCACGACTTTAAAGTAAACATTGATTATGAAGAGCAGGCAGGAGAAATTGAATGGAATGCAATGCAGTAGAAGCAGCTATACAGCTGCTTCTTTTTTTACGCAAGTTTACATTTTCCTTTTCTAAAAAATTCTAAAAAATACGATTACAGTAAGTAAGATAAGGGTATGTACAACTAGCGCATTTTTTCCTGTTTACCATAATCACTCATACCATTCAGAAAGGAGACTTGGAGCATCTTATGAAAAAACAAGTTTATCTTATGATCCTTGTTCTATTAACAGGTGTTTTTTTATCAGCCTGTGCCGAGAAAGAAAAGTTGTCAGACGGAACAGAATTGATTGACAAGGATGAATTCGTCTTTGCTGCATCAGGTGAATTCAAACCCTTCAGCTATGTGAAGGATGATATGACAATGACCGGGTTTGATGTCGCCGTCGGAGAAGCGATTGCCAAGGAGCTTGGACTGAAGCCAGTTCAAAAACGGATTAAATTCAAAGGGATTGTTGAAGGTGTTAAAACCGGCCGGGCCGACGCCGCTGTGGCAAGCCACACCATCAATGACCAGCGGGCAAAGCACGTGTCCTTTTCCACACCCTACTACTATTCAGGACCTCAAATTTTCACGCGCACAGACAGCAGCATCAAAACAGTTGAAGATCTCAAAGGAAAAGAAGTCGCTGTAGCCAAAGGCTCTACATATGCTGCAACCGCAGAGAAATATACAAACAACATAAAGATGTACGACAGCGATATCACTGCCCTCAAAGCACTGAGTACAGGCCGCCACGACGCGGTGATCACGGATTTTGTAACAGGAAAAAGTGCAGCCAAAGGCGGATTTGAAATTACCGGACAGCAGCTGATTGAACGAAGTGAACAGGCTGTTGTCATTCCGCAGGACAACCCCGAACTCTTGAAACGTGTTAATGAAGCGCTCGAAAATCTGCGCAAAGACGGAACACTTAAAAAAATCAGCATTGAGTATTTTGGAGAAGACATTACAGTAAAACCGGAATAATCACTGCCTGTACAGAAAGGATGCTGTTTATATTGCCCAGCTTTTCACATTTTTTTGATTCACTCATAGCCAGCAGAGGTGTATTTTTTGATGCAATGCTCGTCACTCTTCAACTGACGGTTGTGTCTATCTTAATTGGAATTATCATCGGCCTCTTTTTCGCATTGCTGAAAATATCCAAACTGAAGGTTCTCGGCTGGATTTCAGATGCTTATATCTACCTTGTCCGAGGTACACCATTGATCGTTCAGATTTTCATCCTGTACTTCGGTTTCAGCGGATTGTTTCTCATCCCTGACTTCTGGGCTGCATCACTTGCTCTCGCCTTCCACAATGGTGCTTATATTGCCGAAATTTTCAGAGGCACCATCCAGTCCATAGACAAAGGTCAAATGGAAGCAGGCCGTTCTCTCGGAATGACCAGAGCTCTGACAATGAGGCGGATCATCATGCCGCAGGCGTTCAGACGCGCCCTGCCTCCGCTTGGAAACCAGATGATTATCGGCTTGAAGGATTCTTCTCTGGCAGCCTTTATTTCCATCAATGAATTATTTAACGTGGCGACCACACTCGGTTCAAACAACTTTGATGAGATGACATTCCTGCTCATTGTTGCCGTTTACTACTTAATACTAGTTGCAATACTGACACTCGTTGTAAATGGACTTGAAAAGAAAATGTCCATCAGTGACCGCTAAAGGAGGGAATCTTTTTGGAATCAAAAGAAATGATCAAAGTGGAAAAGCTGAATAAATCATTCGGCGACCTGCATGTCTTAAAAGATATTGATATGAAAGTTGGTGAAAGCGATGTTGTATGTTTGATCGGATCAAGCGGATCCGGAAAAAGCACCCTTCTCAGGTGCCTCAACTTTCTTGAGAAAAAAGATAACGGAAAAATCATCATAAACGGTGAAGAAGTCACACAGGCAACTCATGATATCAACGAAGTCCGGCAAAAAGTCGGCATGGTGTTTCAGCATTTCCAGCTGTTCCCTCATAAAACAGTGATTGAAAACATTATGGAAGCACCGCTGATGGTAAAGAAAATGAAAAAGAACCAGGCTGAAGCGGAAGCACGTGCTCTCCTTGAAAAAGTAGGGCTTTCCGACAAAGCAGATGTCTACCCGAACAAATTGTCAGGCGGGCAAAAGCAGCGGGTTGCCATTGCCCGGGCACTTGCGATGAAGCCTGAAATCATGCTGTTTGACGAACCTACATCCGCTCTTGATCCGGAACTTGTCGGAGAGGTTCTCGCCACCATGAAAGAACTTGCTGAAGAAGGAATGACAATGGTTGTCGTCACGCATGAGATGCAGTTTGCAAGAGAGGTTGCTGACTGGATCGTGTATATGAACGAAGGAAGAGTTGTTGAGATCGGACACCCGGAAGAGTTCTTTTCTAATCCAAAAGAAGAACGGACAAAAGAGTTTCTAAAGACCACTCAGCTCAGCTGAGTAAAAGCCGCAGAACATGGATTCTGCGGTTTTTTTCATGGATCCTTCTTCCACTATAATTTTTCTTGCCAAAACGGCCAATATTAGATATGATGTAAACGAATTCAAGAGGTCTGACGACTAACAACTAATAACTCCACGTGAGAGGGGACACAATATGAAAGAAAGAATACTGTTTTTCATGACAGGCTTACTGGCTCTTACGCTCGGTGTAGCCCTGATTATCAAATCAGGTCTTGGCGCATCCTCATGGGACGCACTTGCAGTAGGAGAATCCAATCTTTTTGGACTCACTGTCGGTACCTGTATCTTTATAAATGGAATCGTTTTAATTTTTATTAACTCATTTCTGATGAAGAAGAAACCCGAGTTGCTCGCAGCAGGAAGCATTCTCTTAATTGGAGCTTTGATTGATTTCTGGCTTCTAGTCGTTTTAAAACACTATTCCCCTGCCGGATTATTCTTCCAGGCATCTGCTCTGATTGCCGGAATACTCACCATGGGCATTGGAGTAGCCGTTTATCTGCAGGCAAAGTTCCCTGCCAGTCCGATGGATACACTGATGGTTGCCATTCATACCCGTTTCGGTTTTAATTTAAGAAATTCAAGGATCATCAGCGAAACCTTTGCGCTCCTTCTCGCTTTTGCTTTTCAGGGAGCAATCGGCATCGGCACATTTGTCGTGACATTGACACTTGGTTTTGTTGTTCAATATTTCCATCCTAAATTTGAAGGGTTATTGCTGCGAATGAGCAGCAGCCGATTATCCTTTAAATAGCAAAAATTTATTGTTGCTTTGTTCCTATAAATCTATTATAGTTGAATACGTCAGAGGTCAGACATCTGATCATACTGACTCTCTTTTTTGAAGAGGATGAAAGCGTATACAGTGTCTTTCAAAAATTGTTTTATAATTCCATCACAGAGGTGAACGAAATGAAATACCTGATTGCCCTTCTTGGACTTGCCA is from Bacillus sp. FSL H8-0547 and encodes:
- a CDS encoding transporter substrate-binding domain-containing protein, with the protein product MKKQVYLMILVLLTGVFLSACAEKEKLSDGTELIDKDEFVFAASGEFKPFSYVKDDMTMTGFDVAVGEAIAKELGLKPVQKRIKFKGIVEGVKTGRADAAVASHTINDQRAKHVSFSTPYYYSGPQIFTRTDSSIKTVEDLKGKEVAVAKGSTYAATAEKYTNNIKMYDSDITALKALSTGRHDAVITDFVTGKSAAKGGFEITGQQLIERSEQAVVIPQDNPELLKRVNEALENLRKDGTLKKISIEYFGEDITVKPE
- a CDS encoding amino acid ABC transporter permease: MPSFSHFFDSLIASRGVFFDAMLVTLQLTVVSILIGIIIGLFFALLKISKLKVLGWISDAYIYLVRGTPLIVQIFILYFGFSGLFLIPDFWAASLALAFHNGAYIAEIFRGTIQSIDKGQMEAGRSLGMTRALTMRRIIMPQAFRRALPPLGNQMIIGLKDSSLAAFISINELFNVATTLGSNNFDEMTFLLIVAVYYLILVAILTLVVNGLEKKMSISDR
- a CDS encoding PH domain-containing protein — encoded protein: MRDIKEVHYSMNPLSSPAWTFKRLKIVYTGSFSSSRPAYSKFALVSLPKDEKLFFRELSAVNPSVSTP
- a CDS encoding pyridoxamine 5'-phosphate oxidase family protein — its product is MDKQTLNQEVLQVLEKHKVGTLSTVVDNKPHSRYMTFSNDELMLYTPTNVHTHKAEEIDKNPNVHILLGYEGEGYGDSYVEFEGTAEISSDQELKDRIWNEHMKNWFKGPDDPDYIVLAIKPNKIRLMNSGQKTPQTLDV
- a CDS encoding amino acid ABC transporter ATP-binding protein gives rise to the protein MIKVEKLNKSFGDLHVLKDIDMKVGESDVVCLIGSSGSGKSTLLRCLNFLEKKDNGKIIINGEEVTQATHDINEVRQKVGMVFQHFQLFPHKTVIENIMEAPLMVKKMKKNQAEAEARALLEKVGLSDKADVYPNKLSGGQKQRVAIARALAMKPEIMLFDEPTSALDPELVGEVLATMKELAEEGMTMVVVTHEMQFAREVADWIVYMNEGRVVEIGHPEEFFSNPKEERTKEFLKTTQLS